In the genome of Raphanus sativus cultivar WK10039 chromosome 4, ASM80110v3, whole genome shotgun sequence, one region contains:
- the LOC130510552 gene encoding uncharacterized protein LOC130510552, with product MVMAAILFKPDSPESETDEEMTTASEVAVKVKSIGAARSICKRWNSLCKNKSFIDKQVSKASREKELLMITRVYFINVHLYKTQDKVISISQVYQCNDFTLCVLRDIDNMLVVWNPYLCKRWIKWTGGSYHEEFVFGCDKSSCGNFKVLMSCYSHYNIYDASSNPNSWRVIRSPPCVDTFNFCEDNMSLKGVSYSYAREKEPHGFLVSFNFTRGRFGTCTKLFDDDNGDSQGPVEFEVDKEYLRELKNNRKRDCLMGYQTMVKEGKIDEDESDESDEEASDPKEDIRVDEISEWIYYLVKLWKRVPEYLATKQNAVVKKIKHIKKKKKRMYMKDVQAQQLLQEGLDLAKEDDYNKYQDLCEEKSSTKPTSQIITNESLLATQKVVLVRVMDTFTVKKSQARTLLIHYQWNADKVHDVYGDKGKDGRRVKTAGLTVCDRHPFLSEFRYSLRKMTCDNCWKEHFTVKINDVESYVVDNKWFKWCPSTPHCSEAIRKEDAATTNLRRRVSEVSKIENTGVKQVEPRKRKKNGIQKRDESKDSKYLEESEKNGIVVDLSTPLPLLRQRVQVDDVSSSVVRNNGSGETIVQRGKKERKKSKYLSLEYMTDFSWSRGKIKVKSESAEKMMKQSAEKVINFVRFGAKTKKILELIHAAALSTQCLQECKSSYDMIRGFVYIYRSFTYVTGANYKRNVPDEDKQREVKVNKREIAKNENENKGSLKRSRSKMEETDRDAGFLATPESKKQIVKKIDPKGKEDFLESNFEKTEDSTKTSKKPLAESIKEKAHKGSARTVANKRLDKSEHSDAKEKSLEGGSMDMQITKSSKSKKRNSPAMTPSSKESELTLKSHPKRKQTAVEEVDEEKEKEEEKKKKIKEVSQEWDLVNKKKPNNIKLYVRRVFIMDNCKDITRETLQQNMILKVIRKNLVSKCTELFSSIAENKEDYNKFYEAFSKKMEELKEKFEGLCKVIKDVLVTGEYGWTANKERIMKAQALRDTSMGGYMSFIKTMEINPENAIMDDAFESDAEMPPLEDDANSEGLKKESWEIISDEEVSRIHRKFRDGVRSVHWDDEEHNKNKRKRRMWHLQNQVTAVLYFCETEFMVSMEALGRLKFKEMRGLADIKDLSKMEFKLKGENVGLSLKID from the coding sequence ATGGTTATGGCGGCTATTTTATTCAAGCCAGATTCACCAGAGTCTGAGACGGATGAAGAGATGACAACAGCAAGTGAAGTTGCAGTTAAGGTCAAATCTATTGGAGCAGCACGATCTATTTGCAAAAGGTGGAACAGTTTATGCAAAAATAAGAGTTTTATAGACAAACAAGTTAGCAAAGCATCAAGAGAAAAGGAGCTTCTAATGATCACGAGGGTTTATTTTATCAACGTCCATCTTTACAAAACTCAAGACAAAGTAATATCTATAAGCCAAGTCTACCAGTGCAATGATTTCACACTATGTGTATTAAGAGATATTGATAATATGTTGGTGGTTTGGAATCCATATTTGTGTAAAAGATGGATCAAGTGGACTGGTGGATCATATCATGAGGAGTTTGTTTTTGGATGCGACAAATCCTCTTGTGGTAACTTCAAAGTCTTGATGTCTTGCTATTCTCACTACAATATCTATGATGCGAGCTCTAACCCTAATTCATGGAGAGTAATTAGAAGCCCTCCTTGCGTGGATACATTTAACTTTTGTGAAGACAACATGTCCTTGAAAGGAGTCTCTTACTCGTATGCTAGAGAAAAGGAACCACATGGTTTCTTAGTGAGTTTTAATTTTACAAGAGGGAGATTTGGAACGTGTACCAAACTGTTTGACGATGACAACGGAGACTCTCAAGGCCCTGTTGAGTTTGAGGTAGATAAGGAATACCTTCGTGAGCTGAAAAACAACAGAAAGCGTGACTGTCTCATGGGATACCAGACGATGGTGAAGGAAGGTAAAATCGATGAGGACGAATCCGACGAATCCGACGAAGAAGCTTCTGATCCAAAGGAGGATATCAGAGTTGATGAAATCTCTGAGTGGATATATTATTTGGTTAAGTTATGGAAACGAGTTCCCGAGTATCTAGCTACAAAGCAGAACGCTGTTGTTAAGAAGATTAAACacataaagaaaaagaagaagaggatgtaTATGAAAGATGTTCAGGCACAGCAGTTGCTTCAGGAAGGTCTAGATCTTGCtaaggaagatgattacaatAAATACCAGGATCTTTGTGAGGAGAAGTCTTCCACAAAACCAACTAGCCAAATCATCACCAACGAATCACTTCTAGCCACACAGAAGGTAGTTTTGGTTAGGGTTATGGATACGTTTACAGTCAAGAAGAGCCAAGCCAGGACGCTTCTCATTCATTACCAGTGGAATGCTGATAAAGTGCATGATGTTTATGGTGACAAAGGCAAAGATGGTCGTCGGGTTAAAACTGCTGGTCTTACTGTCTGTGATCGTCATCCTTTCTTGTCTGAGTTTAGATACTCTTTGAGGAAGATGACTTGTGATAACTGTTGGAAAGAGCATTTTACTGTGAAGATCAATGATGTTGAGTCTTACGTAGTTGATAACAAATGGTTCAAGTGGTGTCCAAGCACGCCCCATTGCAGTGAAGCTATAAGAAAAGAAGATGCAGCAACCACTAATCTGAGGAGAAGAGTGAGTGAAGTTTCTAAGATTGAAAACACTGGAGTGAAGCAAGTGGAACctagaaagaggaagaagaatgggatTCAGAAAAGAGATGAATCAAAAGACTCAAAATATTTAGAAGAGAGTGAGAAGAATGGTATAGTAGTTGATTTATCAACTCCACTGCCTTTACTCCGGCAAAGAGTACAGGTTGATGATGTTTCTTCAAGTGTTGTAAGGAACAATGGTAGTGGTGAGACGATAGTGCAGAGAGGTAaaaaagagaggaagaaaagCAAGTATCTTTCTCTTGAATACATGACAGATTTTAGCTGGAGCAGGGGAAAGATCAAAGTAAAATCTGAATCAGCAGAGAAGATGATGAAGCAATCTGCTGAAAAGGTCATAAACTTCGTGAGGTTTGGAgctaaaacaaagaaaattctGGAGCTAATACATGCAGCCGCTCTCAGCACACAATGTTTACAAGAGTGTAAAAGCTCGTATGACATGATAAGAGGGTTTGTGTATATCTACCGAAGCTTTACATATGTTACTGGAGCCAATTACAAAAGAAACGTTCCAGATGAAGATAAGCAGCGTGAAGTGAAGGTGAACAAGAGAGAAATAGCAAAAAACGAAAATGAAAACAAGGGGTCACTGAAACGAAGTAGGAGTAAGATGGAAGAGACAGACCGTGATGCAGGTTTTTTAGCTACACCAGAATCAAAGAAACAGATTGTGAAGAAAATTGATCCTAAAGGAAAAGaagattttttggaaagtaACTTTGAAAAAACTGAAGATAGCACCAAAACTTCAAAGAAGCCACTTGCAGAGTCTATAAAGGAGAAAGCACATAAGGGTTCAGCTAGAACAGTTGCAAATAAACGACTTGATAAATCAGAGCACTCAGATGCCAAAGAAAAGAGTTTGGAAGGTGGAAGCATGGATATGCAGATTACCAAGTCATCAAAGAGCAAGAAAAGGAATTCTCCAGCAATGACGCCTTCCAGCAAAGAATCTGAATTGACTCTCAAGAGCCATCCCAAGAGGAAACAAACAGCTGTTGAGGAAGTAGATgaggagaaagaaaaagaggaggagaaaaagaagaagattaaggAGGTTTCTCAAGAGTGGGACTTGGTGAACAAGAAGAAGCCAAACAACATCAAGCTATACGTCCGTCGTGTCTTCATCATGGACAACTGCAAAGACATCACGAGAGAGACGTTGCAGCAGAACATGATCCTTAAGGTCATCCGCAAGAACCTCGTGAGTAAGTGCACGGAACTCTTCTCTTCCATTGCTGAGAACAAGGAGGATTACAACAAGTTCTACGAAGCGTTCTCTAAGAAGATGGAGGAGCTAAAGGAGAAGTTTGAAGGACTCTGCAAAGTGATCAAGGATGTTCTTGTAACAGGGGAATACGGCTGGACTGCAAACAAGGAGAGGATCATGAAAGCTCAAGCATTGAGAGACACCAGCATGGGAGGTTACATGTCTTTCATAAAAACAATGGAGATCAATCCAGAGAATGCAATCATGGACGATGCTTTTGAATCTGATGCGGAGATGCCTCCACTTGAAGATGACGCCAATTCTGAAGGACTTAAAAAAGAAAGTTGGGAGATAATCAGTGATGAAGAGGTTTCAAGGATTCATCGAAAGTTCAGAGATGGTGTGAGAAGTGTGCATTGGGATGATGAAGAACACaataaaaataagagaaagagaagaatgtGGCATTTACAAAACCAAGTAACAGCGGTGTTGTACTTTTGTGAGACTGAGTTCATGGTGTCAATGGAAGCACTTGGGAGATTGAAGTTCAAAGAGATGAGAGGTCTCgctgatattaaagatttgtcAAAAATGGagttcaagcttaagggggagaATGTTGGATTAAGCTTGAAGATTGACTAA
- the LOC108854125 gene encoding uncharacterized protein LOC108854125, which produces MAEAAKQHIDRIRRTKFSIGGDENPLTEDLHQAVKNLSAELYAKDVHFLMELIQNAEDNEYPEGVDPCLEFVITSDDITATGAPATLLIFNNEKGFSEKNIESICSVGRSTKKGNRKRGYIGEKGIGFKSVFLITSRPYIFSKGYQIRFNEDPCSYCSLGYIVPEWVDQHPSPADIQRIYGSSGSALPTTTIILPLKSDKVKPVKEQLSSVHPEVLLFLSKIKRLSIREHCQNPNLSTVNSIGIVSETDFKTRKSIDAESYTIHLSASETNSEKQCSYYMWRQKFPVKHENRVERRTEVEDWVITLAFPFGERLGRGDSSPGIYAFLPTEMVTSLPFIIQADFILASSRETILLDDIWNQGILNCVPLAFVNAFTSLVKKTDAPVSSLLPAFNFLPVKQSSYAKLNVVRESIKAKVSAEEIVPSVSHLGQKFFHRPCEVGRLVPAFWDILEKARREKASLNNISSHGIYVLDSSFDRAENDDVLDFLGLKQVSNEWYAKCIQGCDLVRSVSEDTYVEVLLFVAENWGSMFQGTNMVKVPLIKYLVRKGVTSLSSVSDFSPRTLCFPTLKNQEWFLDWSDEFRCMSKFVFMPQTTLVVLRASSKKETVLNWLKEKIKVSALSFSDYTKRLLENLGGDKRLVLAYAHFLHHSISKGFLSADEGVKCCKDMPLVDNYGNVNTSRTGVLVPASQGKWISLTGSNPWRQDGYIELWEEYLSSGRFAGVLSSHKALLPFLIFYAKAGDVPDITPPNAAIPALSGALRKENALLLLKWIQSNRYSLPSKFMDSVRGGSWLRTTMNGSSDYRPPSQSFYHTSSWGSVLQGGSILVDIPLVDRSFYGNEIESYKEELKLAGVMSEFSQACEFVGDHLMRLAETSTMSRENVFSILKFIRYLGEKLLSPADFIRSVKNGSWLITKTGYRSPDGAVLFSQEWKAASLISDIPFIHKDCYGEANLKGFEKELELLGVVVQFPNNHSLIVSHLNASKLSYLTAEAMLLVLDCMRQLSPRKLINSLRSSQCFKTKNNGYKTPAECFIPDPEWSCLVSVFDCFPLIDESFYGSKIFFYKEELRQIGVVVQLEEAVKGFVRTFKQKATSSSCLNRDTSMSLLSCYKKLMESSHKFPEELMKSFRELQWLHTTLGDFRAPKDCILFEQDWEHLRLIANLPFIDDSSNWYGKGIYGYKKDLKSLGVTVEMRQGMSHVVNSLSLPDPSRITPLSAISLLKCVTFLLEDRFGKLPKEFLDKVSSVKWLKTHAGYRCPEECLLFDNTWELEHRDGPFIDEVYYGSEIKAFKKELVAIGVGSDSAKACRLLATHVYNHSDSDAISRVYRFLCKSEWRPERGAASSGRIWIPSDGIWADVSTCVVYDKDKLFGTKLNVLENHYGSSDENRRLLGFFSSAFEVRASPSVEDYCALWKDWERNKERLSYDECCAFWRFVARHSYTTKADKFLSESISRLPVNTPDYSNGGGILLCDKRDVFIADDLLLKDLFTESPVFVWYPSPSIPTLSQTKLTEIYRKLGVKEISKCVEMSEAKLTVDGVKTEQGENHLIGRGLVRLVLGFLSDPSLKIEAEERSEIIRSLVSLNVLETPETISTEYTLNLPSKGEKLVARAKRMIRWEREKGVVYAEKMEEACGKRKVLEYATCFAEVIAKGAMWQREDLIGELSELVKMAYLVEFDEEALEFLMKSKNLQVYEEDEKLILDAYSLKKT; this is translated from the exons atggcaGAAGCGGCAAAGCAACACATTGATCGGATTCGGAGGACTAAGTTTTCTATCGGCGGTGACGAGAATCCGTTGACGGAAGATCTTCATCAGGCCGTGAAGAACCTCTCAGCTGAACTCTACGCCAAGGATGTTCACTTCCTCATGGAGCTTATCCAA AACGCAGAGGATAATGAGTATCCTGAAGGTGTGGATCCTTGTCTTGAATTTGTCATCACATCAGATGACATCACAGCCACTGGAGCTCCAGCAACTCTCCTTATCTTCAACAATGAGAAAGGTTTCTCTGAGAAGAATATTGAGTCAATATGTAGTGTTGGAAGGTCAACTAAAAAGGGAAACCGAAAACGTGGATACATTGGCGAGAAAG GAATCGGGTTCAAGAGTGTGTTCCTGATTACTTCTCGCCCATACATATTCAGCAAAGGCTACCAGATTAGGTTCAACGAGGATCCTTGCAGCTACTGTAGCCTTGGCTACATTGTTCCTGAGTGGGTCGACCAGCATCCTTCTCCTGCCGACATACAAAGGATCTACGGCTCCTCAGGCTCCGCTCTCCCGACCACAACAATCATCTTGCCCTTGAAAAGCGACAAAGTGAAGCCGGTGAAGGAACAGCTCTCTAGCGTTCACCCCGAAGTCCTCTTGTTTCTCTCCAAGATCAAGCGTCTCTCCATCAGAGAACACTGCCAGAACCCAAACCTCAGCACGGTGAACTCCATCGGTATCGTAAGCGAGACCGACTTCAAGACGAGGAAGAGCATCGACGCTGAGTCTTACACCATCCATCTCTCCGCTAGCGAAACCAACTCCGAGAAGCAGTGCAGTTACTACATGTGGAGACAGAAGTTCCCTGTGAAACACGAGAACCGTGTCGAAAGAAGAACCGAAGTCGAAGACTGGGTCATCACTCTAGCGTTTCCCTTCGGAGAGCGTCTTGGCCGTGGCGACAGCTCTCCTGGCATCTACGCTTTTCTCCCGACAGAGATGGTCACCAGCTTACCTTTCATCATACAAGCTGACTTCATCCTAGCATCCTCCAGAGAGACCATACTGCTCGACGACATATGGAACCAAGGGATTCTCAACTGTGTCCCCTTAGCTTTTGTCAACGCGTTCACTTCCTTGGTGAAGAAGACTGATGCACCTGTCTCTAGCTTGCTTCCCGCTTTTAACTTCTTGCCTGTGAAGCAATCTAGCTACGCGAAGCTGAACGTTGTACGAGAATCCATCAAGGCTAAAGTCTCTGCTGAGGAGATTGTACCGAGCGTGTCCCATTTAGGACAGAAGTTTTTCCACAGACCGTGTGAAGTTGGTCGTCTTGTTCCTGCCTTTTGGGATATCTTGGAGAAAGCGAGAAGAGAGAAGGCGAGTCTGAACAACATATCCTCGCACGGAATCTACGTTTTGGATTCTTCTTTTGACAGAGCGGAGAACGACGACGTTCTTGATTTCTTGGGTTTGAAGCAAGTCAGCAACGAGTGGTACGCTAAATGCATCCAGGGGTGCGATCTTGTGAGGAGTGTGTCGGAAGACACCTACGTTGAGGTTCTTCTTTTCGTAGCTGAGAACTGGGGGTCAATGTTTCAGGGGACGAACATGGTGAAAGTTCCACTTATCAAGTACCTTGTCAGAAAGGGAGTGACATCTCTTAGCAGTGTGTCTGACTTCAGCCCTAGAACACTATGTTTCCCAACGCTCAAGAACCAGGAGTGGTTTCTTGACTGGAGCGATGAGTTCAGATGCATGTCCAAGTTCGTTTTCATGCCGCAGACAACCCTGGTAGTGCTGAGAGCTTCTTCCAAGAAGGAAACAGTACTCAACTGGCTTAAAGAGAAGATCAAAGTCTCCGCTCTTAGTTTCTCCGACTACACAAAGCGTCTCTTAGAGAATCTTGGTGGAGACAAGAGGCTTGTGCTTGCATACGCACACTTTCTGCATCACTCAATCTCCAAGGGGTTTTTATCAGCAGACGAGGGTGTCAAGTGCTGCAAAGACATGCCGCTTGTGGACAACTATGGGAACGTCAACACGAGCAGAACCGGTGTTCTTGTTCCCGCTAGCCAAGGCAAATGGATCAGCTTAACCGGTTCAAATCCGTGGAGACAAGACGGGTACATCGAGCTATGGGAAGAGTATCTGTCGTCTGGTAGGTTCGCTGGTGTTCTGTCTAGTCACAAAGCGCTTCTCCCCTTCTTGATATTTTACGCCAAGGCTGGAGATGTACCTGACATAACACCACCGAACGCAGCTATACCTGCCTTGTCTGGTGCTCTAAGGAAGGAGAATGCGTTGCTGCTCTTGAAGTGGATTCAGTCTAATAGATACTCTCTTCCTTCCAAGTTTATGGACTCTGTAAGAGGAGGGAGTTGGTTGAGAACAACGATGAATGGGTCCTCTGACTACCGACCACCTTCTCAGTCCTTTTACCATACTTCATCATGGGGAAGTGTTCTGCAAGGCGGATCGATTCTTGTTGATATTCCACTTGTTGATAGAAGCTTCTACGGGAATGAGATTGAGAGCTACAAAGAAGAGCTGAAGCTTGCTGGCGTCATGTCTGAGTTCAGCCAGGCTTGTGAGTTCGTTGGTGACCACTTGATGCGTTTGGCTGAAACATCAACCATGTCGAGAGAGAACGTGTTCTCGATTCTTAAATTCATCAGGTACTTGGGAGAGAAGCTCCTCTCACCGGCTGATTTCATCAGATCTGTCAAGAATGGGTCCTGGCTTATTACAAAAACCGGTTACAGATCTCCAGACGGTGCTGTCCTGTTCAGCCAAGAGTGGAAAGCTGCGTCGCTGATCAGTGATATACCGTTCATCCACAAGGACTGCTACGGTGAAGCTAACCTCAAAGGCTTTGAGAAAGAGCTTGAGCTGCTAGGCGTTGTGGTTCAGTTTCCTAATAATCACAGCCTCATCGTTTCTCACTTGAATGCTTCAAAGCTGAGTTATCTCACAGCAGAAGCAATGCTCTTAGTACTTGACTGCATGCGTCAACTGAGTCCTCGGAAGCTGATCAATTCCCTGAGAAGTTCTCAATGTTTCAAGACCAAGAACAACGGATACAAAACTCCTGCTGAGTGTTTCATACCTGATCCGGAGTGGAGCTGTCTCGTCTCAGTCTTTGACTGCTTCCCTTTGATCGACGAGAGTTTCTACGGAAGCAAAATCTTTTTCTACAAGGAGGAGCTGAGGCAGATCGGTGTGGTTGTTCAGCTTGAAGAAGCTGTGAAAGGGTTTGTGAGAACGTTCAAGCAGAAAGCTACTTCCTCCTCTTGTCTAAACCGAGACACCTCCATGTCTCTTCTCTCATGCTACAAGAAACTGATGGAGAGTAGTCACAAGTTTCCTGAAGAGCTTATGAAAAGCTTCAGAGAGTTGCAATGGCTGCACACCACACTCGGCGACTTCCGTGCGCCGAAAGACTGCATTCTCTTTGAACAAGACTGGGAGCATCTGAGACTCATAGCAAACCTCCCCTTCATCGACGACAGCTCAAACTGGTACGGCAAGGGGATATACGGTTACAAGAAAGATCTAAAGAGCTTGGGTGTTACGGTTGAGATGAGACAAGGCATGAGCCATGTGGTCAACTCTTTAAGCCTCCCTGATCCATCTCGCATCACTCCTCTAAGTGCCATCTCTCTTCTTAAGTGCGTCACCTTCTTGCTTGAGGATAGATTTGGTAAACTCCCTAAAGAGTTTCTTGATAAGGTTTCTTCTGTTAAGTGGTTGAAGACGCATGCTGGTTACCGCTGTCCTGAAGAGTGTCTCTTGTTTGATAACACTTGGGAGTTGGAGCATCGTGATGGTCCTTTCATCGATGAAGTTTATTACGGCTCAGAGATTAAAGCTTTCAAGAAAGAGCTTGTTGCTATTGGAGTTGGTAGCGATTCAGCCAAAGCTTGCAGGTTGCTTGCGACACACGTTTATAATCACTCTGACTCTGACGCAATCTCCAGGGTGTATAGGTTTCTCTGTAAATCTGAATGGAGACCTGAGAGAGGTGCTGCGTCTTCAGGCCGTATCTGGATCCCGAGCGATGGTATTTGGGCAGATGTGTCTACCTGCGTTGTCTATGACAAAGACAAACTCTTTGGAACAAAGCTAAACGTTCTTGAAAACCATTACGGCAGTAGCGATGAGAATCGTCGGCTTCTTGGTTTCTTCTCATCTGCGTTTGAGGTGAGAGCCAGTCCTTCCGTGGAAGATTACTGCGCTTTGTGGAAAGATTGGGAGAGAAACAAGGAGAGACTGTCTTACGACGAGTGCTGTGCGTTCTGGAGGTTCGTGGCTAGACACAGTTACACAACCAAAGCTGATAAGTTTCTGTCGGAATCCATCTCTCGTTTGCCTGTCAACACGCCAGATTACAGCAACGGTGGAGGGATCTTGCTGTGTGATAAGAGAGATGTGTTCATCGCTGATGATTTGCTCTTGAAGGATCTTTTCACAGAGTCCCCTGTCTTCGTGTGGTACCCATCTCCAAGCATCCCTACCTTGTCACAAACGAAACTCACAGAGATTTACAGAAAGCTCGGTGTTAAAGAGATCTCCAAATGCGTTGAGATGTCTGAAGCTAAGCTTACCGTTGACGGAGTGAAGACCGAGCAGGGAGAGAATCATCTGATAGGAAGAGGGCTAGTGAGACTCGTTCTAGGGTTCCTCTCTGATCCATCTCTCAAGATAGAAGCTGAGGAACGTTCTGAGATCATACGAAGCCTTGTGAGCCTCAACGTTCTTGAAACTCCGGAGACGATCTCTACAGAGTATACACTGAACCTACCGTCAAAGGGAGAGAAGCTGGTTGCGAGAGCTAAGAGGATGATAAGgtgggagagagagaaaggagtTGTGTACGCAGAGAAGATGGAGGAAGCGTGTGGGAAAAGAAAGGTGTTGGAGTACGCCACGTGTTTCGCTGAGGTGATTGCTAAAGGAGCGATGTGGCAGAGGGAAGATCTGATTGGAGAGTTGTCTGAGCTTGTGAAGATGGCTTACTTGGTTGAGTTTGATGAAGAGGCTTTGGAGTTTCTTATGAAGTCCAAGAACCTTCAAGTCTATGAAGAAGACGAGAAGCTCATCTTAGATGCCTACTCTCTCAAGAAAACTTAA
- the LOC108835746 gene encoding uncharacterized protein LOC108835746, whose product MDSIPRKRPKSETKTPKRNPKSHHSPIRSLLEPPQSFFPSPSKEESIKLLTVLLVACAVAFTCSFLAKHLDSDPKPFCDSDSDSTDSDLDWCEPCPANGECYQGKLQCNHGYRKQGTLCIEDGAINESTKKLVRHFERKVCEAYALNECYGTGTIWVPENDVWKDVRSNGFVDNLDEPAYNFVKAKAVEAVAELLEKRTNANGINELKCPESLMESYKPLTCRIQQWLLQHIVIVSSSCAMLVTSAILLRKIQRKRHFSSRVEELYDQVCDFLEENAVTSNSADSNCEPWVIASRLRDHLLLPRERRDPLLWTKVEELIQEDSRIDRYPKIVKGEQKVVWEWQVEGSLSLSKLKKRRETQKRVRQISDSNKILQDNYNRRIAETSS is encoded by the exons ATGGATTCGATACCAAGGAAGCGACCCAAATCGGAGACCAAAACCCCAAAACGGAACCCTAAATCTCATCATTCTCCGATCAGATCACTACTCGAGCCACCACAAAGCTTCTTCCCTTCCCCTTCCAAGGAAGAATCCATTAAACTCCTCACCGTCTTGCTCGTCGCTTGCGCAGTAGCTTTCACCTGCAGTTTCCTCGCTAAGCATCTCGACTCAGACCCCAAACCTTTCTGCGACAGTGACTCAGATTCCACCGACTCGGATTTGG ATTGGTGTGAACCGTGTCCAGCTAATGGGGAATGTTACCAAGGGAAGTTGCAATGTAATCATGGATACAGAAAGCAAGGGACTTTATGTATTGAAGATGGAGCTATCAATGAATCGACTAAGAAACTA GTTAGGCATTTCGAGAGAAAAGTTTGTGAGGCATATGCTCTTAATGAATGTTATGGCACTGGGACCATTTGG GTTCCAGAGAATGATGTTTGGAAAGATGTTCGTAGCAATGGTTTCGTTGATAATTTAGACGAGCCTGCTTACAATTTTGTGAAAGCAAAGGCGGTAGAAGCTGTGGCAGAGTTGCTAGAGAAAAGGACTAATGCTAATGG GATCAATGAGTTGAAGTGCCCTGAATCGCTAATGGAAAGTTACAAGCCTTTGACTTGCCGCATACAACAATGGCTCTTACAGCACATCGTTATTGTCTCGTCCTCCTGCGCAATG CTTGTTACCTCCGCAATATTGCTTAGGAAAATCCAGCGGAAGCGACATTTTTCTAGTAGAGTTGAAGAACTATACGACCAG GTCTGTGACTTTCTGGAAGAGAATGCAGTGACATCAAACTCTGCAGACAGTAACTGCGAGCCATGGGTCATCGCATCACGGTTGCGTGATCATCTCCTTTTACCTAGAGAAAGAAGAGATCCTCTGTTATGGACTAAG GTTGAGGAGTTGATACAAGAGGATTCACGTATAGATAGGTATCCGAAAATCGTAAAGGGTGAACAAAAGGTTGTATGGGAATGGCAAG TTGAAGGTTCACTAAGCTTATCGAAGCTAAAGAAACGGCGAGAGACGCAGAAGAGAGTTAGACAAATCAGTGACTCAAACAAAATCTTGCAAGATAACTACAACAGAAGAATCGCAGAGACTAGCTCTTAG